From the Mycobacterium noviomagense genome, the window TAGATTTTCCGGCGCCATCTCCAGGCGAGATCCTGATCGGCTTCGGCGGTTGACATGACCAAATTGACGGCCATGACGTACCCGGCTACGGCTTGATCGACCGGGGAATCCCCGCCTGGGACGTCGTCGGGCGTAGAGGTGGCTGGTCGAGGGTCGGCGGCAGCGGCGGCCAGCAAGGCGCCCAAGTCCATATCGGTCATCGAGCGATGCTCTTCGTCGCTCCGGTATGGCAGGCCAGAAACCAGGCCAGGTGGTAGTTGGCGACCGTTTTGTCGCCGACTACCAGCGCGTCGATGGCGGCCATCAATTGCCAATTGCCGATTTGCTCGTGATTGACACGATCGGGGTAGCTTTCAAGCACCTTGGCACTCAATTTCGCCAACTCTTCGTGGAGCACCTCTACTTCCTTCTCGACAACGCCGGTGCCTCTGAAGGCGGCGATAGCCAACGTGTGGGCGAGCCGGGGCAAGCCGTCGCGCCAATGAGTTGCTTGGTTAAGTTCCCAGCCCAGTTCTTCGATTTCCGGTGCGTGCCGCGGCCGCGGCGAGGTGGGAACCGGCTCGTCGCCTTGGGCGGGCAAAGAGTGGATAGGACTGTAGCTGGCGACGACGCTCACCTCGCCCAGCAGGGATTCGATTCCGCCGCGGCGGCGCGCCGGCTCGAGCAAGCTGACAGCGGCGGGCAGTTCGACGTCGGGTGGTATCCAACCGTTCGCCAGATCGGTCACTAATACCGTTGTGCCATCCGGGCGTTCGCCAGCGGCCCAGGCCAGCCGTGGTTCCTGGCGCGCCACAAAGTCCACAAGCCGCTGCAGCCGGGACCGCGCGGTCGCCTCGGCCGACGAAGCGCCCGCGACGGCGCCGGCCGCGGTGGCAGCGACGGTTTGAGCGCCCAGGCTCGACGAAGACGATGATCCCGCCGATGTCGACGGTGTGGTTGGTTGCCTCACCACAGCGGATTGACCAATGTTGGTTTGTGCGCCTGTTGGGTGGACCGGTGCCGATCCCGGTGCTGCGGCCGCGGGTGACGGCGGGGTAGGCGATGGTGCAGGTGTCGCAGGGGCTGCTGCAGCCGCAGGCCGCAGGTCGGCACCGTAGGCGGGCAACGGACCCGGGGTGGGCGGAGGTGGGGCAGGGGCCATCGCCGGGCCGGCCACCATCGGCGTGGGCGGCGGAGCTTCTGGCGCTGCTGCATGTTGGACCGGCGGAGGCGTGTCATACATGGGCGCGTGCACCGGCGCGTTGACTGCTGCCGTCGGCGTGGTCGGCGCGGTCGGTGGTGCCTGAGCCTCCGCTGGTGCTGTTGGAGCGGGAGGCATTGCGCTCTCGGCCAACGACCCCGGTGCACCTGCTTGCAGGCCCTGGTCGAAACTGTGCATCAAACTGGCCGGAGTCAACCCTTGGGGAGGGCCCTGTGCCGTGGTGAGCGGAGTGCCCGGGAGCGATGTTGGAGTAGAAGGTACCGATGCAGTGCTTGGCAGCGACGGGCTACCCGTGGCGGAGAACGATGGCGCAGCGGACGGGACAGGCGCTCTCGGCACGGGCGGCGCCGCGGGTGGCTGTCCGGGCTGTCTTAGATAAGTGTCAGGGGTACTTGGAATTCCGCCGGTTGCTGGCGGGAGTGGCGCGGCAGGCGCGGCTTGTCCGGGCTGCCTGGAGTAATTGTCAGGTGTACTTGCAGGGGTGCCAGTAGCTGGTGCGAGTGGTGGTGAGGGTGCGGCCTGTCCGGGCTGTCTTAAATAATTGTCAGAGGTAGATGTAGGTGAGCTGGGTTGGCCCAGCATGCTCTGCACTTGCCGTTGAATGGTATTTTCGTCTGGCTGTGGGTACAGGCTCTGGAGATCTATGCCATGGGATTTGGCAAACACGTACGCCGACTGGCCGCCCTCCTGGTTTAGAACACTCTGCATCGCGTCGATCACGTTGGCGCCGTACTTTGCTGCAGCCTGATTCGCTTGCCGTTGGCTGTCGGCGACCACACCCACAATTTTTGCAAGCTTCGTCGCCGCCGGCTCTTTCGACGTCTCGATGTCTTCTATCTGCTTATTGCCATGTGCCGCCAGTTCACGCAATTCGGATTGGAGGCTCTCGGCATTGTCGCGCGCGGTGTTATACATGTCCTTCTTGGCACCATTTTTTGAGGCTACTTCGCGAGCGTGGTTTTCTCCTTGCTGGAGCTTCTCACGCGTATCGTCCGCCGTTATGCCCTTTTGCTCGGGCAGCGCACCTGTGCGAGCTTTGAACAAGTTGTCCGCAAGATGGTTGTATCCCGTTTCGACGTTCGAACGGTTATCTGCACCGACGCCCATGGCTGCCAGTGCAGTGTCGTAGGGCCACTGAGGGCCGACGAGCAGCAAATCCCATTTGCCTTGTGGAAAATCACTCATGCGCACATCCGTTCGATCGACGCCGACACAGTTTTCTCTGTTTGTCGTGCGGAGTCGATTTCGGGATGGCTAACGTCAGCCATGTAATCGACCGCAAGCAACTGGTACACATTCGCGAGTTTGCGAACCGCCTGGGCGAGATCGGGGGGAGTTGCGGGCTCATCAACCAGGGCTGTCGTTAGATACCTGCTGCCACTATCGAGTGCCAGCCATCCCCCCACGGCTACTGTCTGTTTCGCGACCTGATCGTCGCCTAAGTACAGTGATCTGCCCAATTCGTTTGCATGGTGCACTTTCTGGTAGGCCGCACATACATTTGCTTTCGCCTCGCTGACTTCCTGACTTGTAAAGGTTGGCGCCGCCGGAGCAGGAGGTGGTTTATTGCCCGGCGTTGGACGAAACCAGGCGCCGATCGCGATGCCACCAATTACCGCGAGTGCGGTCACGAGCAGAATGCGCTTCACCCACTGCGATGGCTGCCGTGCCGTTGGCGGCCCTATGGGTGGCCATGGCGGTGGCACTGCCGATGGGCCCGGAGGTCGTGCAGATGGCGGGGGCGGCAACTGCGACATGGACTTGATCGTATCGCTCCTTCGCGATCACGGTAGTCACGTCTCTCGTGGCAGCTAGTTCGGCATTGCGTGGCGTCAATATGTTCCTGAATCCATGGCGGTCAGTGTGGCTCCCCTAGCTGTTGCCGAGACGCCGGCGCCTTCGGGTCTATAAAATGTCCCGCGCTAACCGTGTGAAATATTGCCGAGGCTTATTGCAGAATGCCTTTTGAGCGCGTGGTCGGACGGTGTTTCGAGACGAACATGCCGGGCGAAGCGACATCAGGGACCTCAAATGCAGGGTGTACTTAATCGTTAGATAACAATTCGCGGTCTGCAACGCACCGCATGGCCACAGGTGGAGGCTTGTGTCGTCTATGTATGCGGGAATGCCGAGCCTTGATCCGCTTCTATTTTCTAGCCTATTCGCACAACATCGATGGACTATTTGAGGCCCTCCCGTATCATCTGCTCAATCTCCTCAACCGATTTAGTCATCAGATGACTGAAAATAGTGGCGTTAACGACAGATAGTATGGCGCAATCATCATTCGAACAAATCTCATGGCCTCCCTCGGCCTGAGAAACTCTGATATCACGCGCGTATCCGCGCCTGGCAAGTTCGACGCCTAATGACCCAGATGCAAGGCTTTGACACGCGGTCGTTGCCCAGTCCCAGATAAGGTACTTCTCCGTGAGATCGAAACTCGATAGCTTAGCGGCGCCATTCCGCCGCTGTCCGCGGTCGTTTACAGTGTCCACTATCCACCAAGTTTCATCATTGCGGAGATGAACAGAATAGTCAGACGATCTGAAGAGGATTCGGCAGTCACTACAGTCCGTCGAGACAGAAATATTGCCGCCGCCCATTGCAGGTGCCCACTGGTACCAGTGCATCGACAACCGAGCAAAATCCACCACTAGTTGGTCCTCCTAAGAAATCCCCACCTGACCAGCTCTTCGACGCTACCACTGTTCCCGAATTCGTCGATTATTCGATACTGAGTGGCTCCACCAGGTTGATGAAACCATGGTGCTGCTTGGGACTGTTCTATACGCCAGCCAGGAGGAAGCGCGTTGGGGTCGTTGACGACGTATTTGAAATAGGGTTTGAGCGCGCTTTCTGGCGGAAGTGAGAGCTGGGCGAAGGGAGTTCCTTCCGGAGCCAGGTAGGCACCGCCCGGATAGCCGAAGCGGCCCAGCTCTGTCCCCGCCGGTAGGTGAGCATCGGGGATGACAGTGCCAGCTATGGCGTAGGGCTTGCTCGCAATACTGTCGTCCGGGTAGATGAGGCTACCGTCGGCGGCGGTGAATTCTGGACCCGGCTCGACGGGATGGTATCCCTCGAATAGCGGCGAATCGTGCGGTAAAGGTTGTGGGACCTGACCGGGCGGGTGGGGAACCTCCGGGCCGGCGCCCGGCAGTGCCGGTTCGTGCGTCGGCGGTGAAGCGGGATGCTCGGCTGCAGTTAACGGACCCGGGTGCTCGGCGGTAGGGGCGACCGGAGAGTGCGGCATCGAAGCTTGCTCGGCAAGGTTTTGCGCAGCACCTGCTGCCCTGGTCTCGGCCGCGGCGAAGGCTCGGGGCAAAACGTTGTCTGACGTGATACCAGCGCTAGAGGCGAGTCCTTCGCGGGTGAAAAGGGTCTTCAGGCCTTGCCAGGCGGCCTCGCCACCTGCCTTGAGTTCGGGCGCTCCAACCGCCAGGGTGACGGCGGTTAGAAGCGGTTCATCGGTGGCTTGGGCGCGGCCGGGGTCGAGCGTGCGAGTGCCTACAAGCTTTCCGTCCTTGAAGGTGTAGTAGGTACCCGTGCCCTGGTCGAAGATTTCGCCGGTGCCGTTCTTAAGCTGGCCGGTGACCTGTACTGGCTGCCCGTCGGCGGTGTAGCCGAACAGGAAATGGCCGTCGGGGCTGGAGCGCATCGCCGACGGGTCGACGTTGTTGTAATCGGGCAGATTGCCGAGGGTGTTCAGGGCATCGGCGAGGTTTTTCTTGAGCTGGGGCAGACTCGCCAAAGCGGCCTGTCCCTCGGGCGAGCCTTGGCCTTTGGTGTAGGCGGTGGCCAGTGCGTCATCGATGGCCTTCTGCGCGGCTCGCACCTTGGCCATCTGATCGACGACGGCCTGATTCGTGACCCGTCTGATGTCGGCTAGTTCGCTGGCCTCTAGCCCAGATGGTGGAATGTTCCCAGGGTCTTGATTTTTGGTCTCTTCCGCGTCGACTGCTTGGATCGCAGTCGGGTCGTATCCGTCAGTGCGCAGGCTGGCCGACGCCCGCTGCAGGTAGTCGGAGTAACCGGCGCGGATTGACTGCAGCTGGGCCAGGGTGGACGCCGTGTCGCCGATGGCTTCCTGCTCACAGTCGGCGATGTATTGTTCGAGCCTCGATATGTCGTCTTCAAGATCGGCGATGTCGTCGGGGTCGTCGGCTTCGGCAAGCAGGTACGCATCGTAGTTGATGAGTTCTTCTGCTTGGCCGATCCAGTCGTCGAGCGTTTTTAGTCGGTCGTCGAGAGTCGAAATCAGCACCCCGCAGGTTCGCTGCGCCTCCGCTAGCGTGGCGGCGACGTTTTCCAAATCAACAGCGATCTTGGGCAACTGGGCGGCCTGCGCCCCAAGCGACTGGGTAACTCGCTGCACCTCCGCAGAGTCGTTGATCGGATGCTGGCAGCCCTCCCGATTCCAGGACGACTCAAACCGGCGGCGGGCATCCGCGAATGCGCGATCGGACTCGGCGGTCGATTGACCCGCGTTGCGAAACGCCTCCGCCAGATCGGAAATCTGTGCCGGGCGGCCGGCTTGAAGGCTGTGGTTGATTGCCCACGGGTCGCCGCCGGCTGCGGCGATCAGCTTTCCGAGATCTATGTGTTGAAGTTGCACCTCACCGCGTCCAGCATCTACTTCTGGCGTTCGTGATATCGGTGGACGCCCACTCAGCCGTACCGACCTGGCCGTTGATGCTACGGGTATTCGGTGAGCTCGCCGTCTCGTCGTGGTGGGTGCGGAGTTGGCTGACCGCTCCGAGGCATTCAAGCGGTCCGGCGAACACGACGAATAATTCGCCGAGCGGTGACGTCCCGTAACGGGTTACGAACCCCAACATCGATATGCCTCCCGCCATGTACGGATCGGCCACGGCGCGCCGCGGTGACACGGTGTCGACGACTATCCCTATCCCTATCCGAAACTGCCATTAAGGGAGCGACGACACATTCCTTAGCGGTTTGGTGCCAGAAACGTTGTGCCACAGAACATCGCAGCACAGCCGCTTTGGGAGCTGGCATCCACCTGCCACGGGTCGCCACGGGCCGCGGCGATGAGCAGCGGGACGCTTATGTAGCGGAGTTCCACCGCACCGCGTCCAACTTCACCGTATTGCGGTCCTCCATATCGGTGAACGCCGTAGCAGCGGTACGGGCCTTGTTGGCGACGTCGCTGAGGGTCTGTTGGTGGGCCCGCAGTTTCGTAGTGTGGTGAGTGTGTGCCTGACTGACCGCCTCGTGGAACTCGTGCGCCGCCGGGAAGTCGCCGAACATCCCCGCCACCGCAGACGTGCCCGCCAGGTGAGCGGCGCCGTCACCGGCATGCCCGCCAGCGCGGTGGGAATCATCGGCTCCCGAATGCAGCAACCCAGTGTCGATGAACATCGTGACCCCTTCCGAAGCTGCAGTAACGCTACTCCGGGTTGCCACCCCGTCAATTCACCCCAACCGCCGCCAGCGGCTTAGCGAGCATGGCCGCGCGCCGGCAGGCGGAGCCTGAAGCGGACAAACACAGTTGCCACCAGTCCCAGTGCCGCCAGCATCCCCATATCCAAAAGCCAATAGCGCGGCGCATGCAGCCACAGCCGGTCGGCTGGCACGTCCACCTCTATGTGGCGCAGGTCCACCGTCGATGCCGACGCCGCTAAACCCCACCTCGCGGGCAGCAGCCACGACGCCTGCGACAGCCCGATCCGGCCGGTCACCGGGATCAACCCGCCGGCCAACACCATTGACACCATGATCGCCACGACCAGCATGGGCAGAATCTGTTCGGTGGAGCGCGCCAGCGACGACAACGCCAGCCCCACCATGGCCGACGTGATGGCGGTGGCCGCCAGTGTCGCGTACAGCTCGGCGACACCGTTGCCCAACAACACTGCGCCTCGGGTCGGGGCGCCCCTCCCGACAACCAAAATCGTTGTCAGGATCGCGGTTTGGATCAACGCCGCAAGGCTGTAGATCAGCACCTTGGCCAGCAGATAAGCCGACGCCGAAAGGCCCACGGCCTGTTCGCGTTTGAAGATCATGCGTTCACCGACCAGGTCGCGAATGGTCAACGCGGTTCCCATGAACACCGCCGCGACGTTGAGCAGGATCAGGATGTCGCTGGGCTCATTGGGTTGGGCTCCACGGGGATTGGCCACCCCCAGACCGGTGTTCCCCGGAACTGCCAGCAACAGCGCGCCGAGAACGAACGGCAACACGGCCAGGAACGCGAAATAGCCGCGGTCGGCCCTGATGAGCCGCATCTGACGGCGTGCGATCGTCGACACCTGCCGCCATAGGCTGGTATGCGGCGGAGTGCCCAGCGGCACTGCGCCCTCGGTCGTCGACGGCTGGCGCGGGGCAGCGGGATGCCGCGCCATAAATGCTCGGTGCACACCGTCGGGGTCGGTGCTGACGCGGGCGAAGATGTCGGCCCAGTCGGTGGTTCCCATTGCCGGACCGATCTGCTGGGGCGGGTCGGCGAAGGCGGTCTTGCCGCCGGGTGCCAGCAGCAGGATCTGGTCGCACATGTTCACGTAGGTCAGCGAATGGGTGACCACGATAACCACCCGACCGGCGTCGGCCAGCCGGCGCAGCATCGTCATCACCTGCCGGTCCAGCGCCGGGTCCAGGCCCGAGGTCGGTTCGTCGAGGATCAGCAGCGACGGACCGGTCAACAGCTCCATGGCCACCGACGCACGCTTGCGCTGACCGCCGGAAAGCTTGTCCACGCGTGTCTTTCGGTGCGGCGTCAGCTCCAGCTCGTCGAGCACCCGGGCGACGACCTGACGACGGTCAGCAGCCGAGGTGTCCGGAGGCAGCCGCAGTTCCGCGGCGTAGTTCAGCGCCTGCTCAACGGTCAATTGGCGGTGCACGACGTCGTCTTGGGGCACCATCCCGATGCGGGAGCGCATCGACGCGTATTCGGCGTGCACGTCGTGCCCGTCGAAGCTGACCACTCCGGCGCTCGGCGCCGTCGTGCCGCCAATCAGCTTGACCAAGGTCGATTTACCCGCACCGGATGGTCCGATGACCGCCGTGAGCGTCCCGGGCCGCGCGGTGAACGACACATCGGTCAACAGCGTGTGTCCGTCGATGCTCAAGCCCAGCCCGTGGGCGGTGAGTCCGCTGGTGCGCGCATGCGCGGTGCGCGGTACCAGCGTGTTGCCCACCGCCACGAGGTCGGTGTTGCCGATGGTGACGACGTCGCCCTCCCGCAGCACTGCGCTCCGGATGCGGGCGCCGTTGACGAACGTGCCGTTGCTGCTGTTGTTGTCGCGGATCTCGATACCGGCCGGGGTGGGAACGAGCATCGCGTGCACGCGCGATGCCAGCGCGTCGTCGACCACGACGTCGTTGTTTGTGAAGCGGCCGACAGTCTTCGACCCGCGCGGCGCGGAGCCGGTGCGCGGCGGCAGCAACAAGCGCATCGTGTCGCCGATGCGTTCGCGGCGACTCGGCTGCGGGCGGCCCGGTCGCGGCGGCGGTGGGATCCGCACACGCGGCGGTGAAATCGGCGGCGGGGTAAGCCGGGTCTTGTTGGCGCTGTCGGTCCGGCTTCGGCTGCTCGGCATGCGTTCCAGCGTTGGGGGATTGCGCGGCTCGAATGACGCAGCCGATGTCGCGGCGCGAAAGGTCAGCTGCGGCCCACGCGGGCTGCCGAGCGTGATTCGCCGGCGGTTGCCGATCGGCACCATCGGGGCGCGCACACCGTCGACGAAAACCCCGTTCTGGCTTTTGTCGACCACGACCCACTGCGCGCCGTCGAATCGCAGTATCGCGTGCATGCGCGATATCAGGCCAAGCTCGGCGCGGTCGCCGTCGTGCAGACAGATGTCACAGTCGCGGTCGCGGCCCACTGTGACGTCACGGTCGGTGGGAAACGTGTACATCGCCGATCCGAGCCAGACGGTCAGCGGTGATTTCTCTTCGGTTACTACGCCTAGCCGGGTGGTTTGTTCTTCGTGAGACGGCGTGGTGCCGCGGTTTGTTGGTGTCATCGACGCTCTCTGATCACCCCGGGGGACGGGTTGGACATTCGGTGCGGCCACTCAGTTGGCCGGGCGGCAAACGACCGTGAGATCGCCCTGTTCGTGAAAACTCAACGAGTCCAAGTCTTCTCGCCGCCCGACGAGGACATCGCAACCCGATCATATAGGCGCATCCGCCGATGCGCCGATGGCTGTTGCCGGCTCGAGCGCGGTCGGTGACCCAATCGAGTCTGAATCTTTACTTGACCCTGCGAATCTGGCGCGTCGATCATGAAACGGTGCGCCGACTAGTGGGCCTGCTTTGCGCTGCCCTGTGCGCGGCCGGGTTCATGCTGGCGGTCGCGCCGTTGAGCGCTGCGGTGGTCAACCCCTGGTTCGCGCGATCCGTCGGCAATGCCACCCAAGTGATTTCGGTTGTCGGAGTGGGTGGTTCGAACGCCAAGATGGACGTCTATCAGCGCGGTTCCACTGGCTGGCAGCCGATCGCGGCGGGCATACCCACCCACATCGGGTCGGCCGGTCTGGCGCCGCAGGCCAAGAGCGGATATCCGGCCACCCCGATGGGGGTCTTCACCTTGCCTTATGCCTTCGGCACCGCGCCGAATCCCGGTGGCGGGCTGAAGTATGTCCAAGTCGGCCCCGACCACTGGTGGAGCGGCGACGACCACAGCCCCACCTTCAACACCATGCAGGTCTGTCGAAAAGACCAGTGCGCATTCGACACCTCCGCAAGCGAAAACCTCGACATCCCGCAGTACAAACACGCCGTGGTAATGGGAGTCAACACCGCTCGCGTCCCGGGAAACGGCGCGGCGTTTTTCTTCCACACCACCGATGGCGGGCCGACCGAGGGATGCGTCGCCATCGACGACGACAGGCTGGTGCAGATCATCCGTTGGCTGCAACCTGGTGCGCTGATGGCGATCGGACAGTAGTCAGGCGAGCGCGCGGCCGGGTTTGACCTTGAAATCCAAGCCGGCCAACGACATTGTCGCCTCATAGGTCCGGTCATAGCCGGTGGAGCTGATCTTCCAGCCGTCAGTGGTACGCCGGTAGCGGTCGTGGTAGAACGCCGCACCGATCAGCATGAAATTGAACTCGGGCACGATGACGCGGTCTTGCAGGTACCAGGTAGCCGATGCCTCGTCACCGCTCACTGTGATCTCCGGATGGGTCACCCGGTGTTCGGTGATGATTGCGGGGCCCAGCGCGGAGCGCATGTAGTCGACCAGGTCGGTGCGGTTGGTGAAGTGCAGTTCCTCGCCCACCGACGACCCGTAGTCGCCGGTGACGTCCTCGGTCAGGGTATCGGCGAAGTCGTCCCAGTGCTTGGTGTCCAGTGCCCGCAGGTAGCGGTACTTGACCTGTTGGATCTCGGCGATGTCGGTGCTGACGTCGTGACGGCTCATCAGGTCATTGGAGCACAACGCTGCACGTAGTGGGTGACCATATCGATCAGCGCTCGCCGCTCCCGCTGCCAGTCGATCGGCATACCCGTGAGCATCTGAGCCAGCACCACGCCGCGGAGAGTCGCCCAAATCACCTCGGCCACACCGTCATTGGCTGGATCGTCGGAGACCAACGTGCCCAGCCGGTTGATCGCCGAGTTCATCTCGAGCAAATGCCGCCGCGAGGACTCACCAAGCCCGCCGCGGGTGGCCCGCAAGATTTCGAACGCCGCCATCGACGTGGGGCTGCTGTAACACGCCCAGGCGGTGTCGACGACGACCTCGATGCGCTGCCGCAGCGCCAACTCGCCGACTTCGGCCGACGAGAGGCTGTCGAGCAGTTTGGCCACCCCCTCGTCGACGACAGCCATCAGCAGGCCGTTGCGGTCGCCGAAGTGGTATTGGATGACGCCCCACGTCACACCCGCACGCTCGGCGACGTGCTTGGCGGTGGCGGCTTCGAACCCTTCCTCGATGATGCAGCGGACCGTCTCATCAATGATCTTGGCGCGCGTTTCGTCCCCGCGTTTGCGCGGCGCGGAGGTACGCCGAGTGGGCGAGACGGCCCGTCTTGCAGTAACAGTCATCGTTGACTTTATAACATAGTCGAGTCTATTTTTGCACTGTGAGCCAATCCCGGTACGCACAACTGTCGCGTGAGCAACTGGCCGTGTTGGTCCCAGAGCTGTTGCTGATCGGGCACATGATTGACCGCTCCGGGATGGCCTGGTGCATCAAGGAGTTCGGCCACGACGAGATGCTGCAGATCGCCATCGAGGAGTGGGCCGGCGCCAGCCCTGTCTATACCAAACGCATGCAGCGTGCGCTGAACTACGAGGGCGACGACGTGCCCA encodes:
- a CDS encoding DUF5632 domain-containing protein; its protein translation is MSDFPQGKWDLLLVGPQWPYDTALAAMGVGADNRSNVETGYNHLADNLFKARTGALPEQKGITADDTREKLQQGENHAREVASKNGAKKDMYNTARDNAESLQSELRELAAHGNKQIEDIETSKEPAATKLAKIVGVVADSQRQANQAAAKYGANVIDAMQSVLNQEGGQSAYVFAKSHGIDLQSLYPQPDENTIQRQVQSMLGQPSSPTSTSDNYLRQPGQAAPSPPLAPATGTPASTPDNYSRQPGQAAPAAPLPPATGGIPSTPDTYLRQPGQPPAAPPVPRAPVPSAAPSFSATGSPSLPSTASVPSTPTSLPGTPLTTAQGPPQGLTPASLMHSFDQGLQAGAPGSLAESAMPPAPTAPAEAQAPPTAPTTPTAAVNAPVHAPMYDTPPPVQHAAAPEAPPPTPMVAGPAMAPAPPPPTPGPLPAYGADLRPAAAAAPATPAPSPTPPSPAAAAPGSAPVHPTGAQTNIGQSAVVRQPTTPSTSAGSSSSSSLGAQTVAATAAGAVAGASSAEATARSRLQRLVDFVARQEPRLAWAAGERPDGTTVLVTDLANGWIPPDVELPAAVSLLEPARRRGGIESLLGEVSVVASYSPIHSLPAQGDEPVPTSPRPRHAPEIEELGWELNQATHWRDGLPRLAHTLAIAAFRGTGVVEKEVEVLHEELAKLSAKVLESYPDRVNHEQIGNWQLMAAIDALVVGDKTVANYHLAWFLACHTGATKSIAR
- a CDS encoding TNT domain-containing protein is translated as MQLQHIDLGKLIAAAGGDPWAINHSLQAGRPAQISDLAEAFRNAGQSTAESDRAFADARRRFESSWNREGCQHPINDSAEVQRVTQSLGAQAAQLPKIAVDLENVAATLAEAQRTCGVLISTLDDRLKTLDDWIGQAEELINYDAYLLAEADDPDDIADLEDDISRLEQYIADCEQEAIGDTASTLAQLQSIRAGYSDYLQRASASLRTDGYDPTAIQAVDAEETKNQDPGNIPPSGLEASELADIRRVTNQAVVDQMAKVRAAQKAIDDALATAYTKGQGSPEGQAALASLPQLKKNLADALNTLGNLPDYNNVDPSAMRSSPDGHFLFGYTADGQPVQVTGQLKNGTGEIFDQGTGTYYTFKDGKLVGTRTLDPGRAQATDEPLLTAVTLAVGAPELKAGGEAAWQGLKTLFTREGLASSAGITSDNVLPRAFAAAETRAAGAAQNLAEQASMPHSPVAPTAEHPGPLTAAEHPASPPTHEPALPGAGPEVPHPPGQVPQPLPHDSPLFEGYHPVEPGPEFTAADGSLIYPDDSIASKPYAIAGTVIPDAHLPAGTELGRFGYPGGAYLAPEGTPFAQLSLPPESALKPYFKYVVNDPNALPPGWRIEQSQAAPWFHQPGGATQYRIIDEFGNSGSVEELVRWGFLRRTN
- a CDS encoding putative alpha/beta hydrolase, with amino-acid sequence MELRYISVPLLIAAARGDPWQVDASSQSGCAAMFCGTTFLAPNR
- a CDS encoding DUF2563 family protein produces the protein MFIDTGLLHSGADDSHRAGGHAGDGAAHLAGTSAVAGMFGDFPAAHEFHEAVSQAHTHHTTKLRAHQQTLSDVANKARTAATAFTDMEDRNTVKLDAVRWNSAT
- a CDS encoding ATP-binding cassette domain-containing protein codes for the protein MTPTNRGTTPSHEEQTTRLGVVTEEKSPLTVWLGSAMYTFPTDRDVTVGRDRDCDICLHDGDRAELGLISRMHAILRFDGAQWVVVDKSQNGVFVDGVRAPMVPIGNRRRITLGSPRGPQLTFRAATSAASFEPRNPPTLERMPSSRSRTDSANKTRLTPPPISPPRVRIPPPPRPGRPQPSRRERIGDTMRLLLPPRTGSAPRGSKTVGRFTNNDVVVDDALASRVHAMLVPTPAGIEIRDNNSSNGTFVNGARIRSAVLREGDVVTIGNTDLVAVGNTLVPRTAHARTSGLTAHGLGLSIDGHTLLTDVSFTARPGTLTAVIGPSGAGKSTLVKLIGGTTAPSAGVVSFDGHDVHAEYASMRSRIGMVPQDDVVHRQLTVEQALNYAAELRLPPDTSAADRRQVVARVLDELELTPHRKTRVDKLSGGQRKRASVAMELLTGPSLLILDEPTSGLDPALDRQVMTMLRRLADAGRVVIVVTHSLTYVNMCDQILLLAPGGKTAFADPPQQIGPAMGTTDWADIFARVSTDPDGVHRAFMARHPAAPRQPSTTEGAVPLGTPPHTSLWRQVSTIARRQMRLIRADRGYFAFLAVLPFVLGALLLAVPGNTGLGVANPRGAQPNEPSDILILLNVAAVFMGTALTIRDLVGERMIFKREQAVGLSASAYLLAKVLIYSLAALIQTAILTTILVVGRGAPTRGAVLLGNGVAELYATLAATAITSAMVGLALSSLARSTEQILPMLVVAIMVSMVLAGGLIPVTGRIGLSQASWLLPARWGLAASASTVDLRHIEVDVPADRLWLHAPRYWLLDMGMLAALGLVATVFVRFRLRLPARGHAR
- a CDS encoding L,D-transpeptidase family protein — translated: MRRLVGLLCAALCAAGFMLAVAPLSAAVVNPWFARSVGNATQVISVVGVGGSNAKMDVYQRGSTGWQPIAAGIPTHIGSAGLAPQAKSGYPATPMGVFTLPYAFGTAPNPGGGLKYVQVGPDHWWSGDDHSPTFNTMQVCRKDQCAFDTSASENLDIPQYKHAVVMGVNTARVPGNGAAFFFHTTDGGPTEGCVAIDDDRLVQIIRWLQPGALMAIGQ
- a CDS encoding nuclear transport factor 2 family protein gives rise to the protein MSRHDVSTDIAEIQQVKYRYLRALDTKHWDDFADTLTEDVTGDYGSSVGEELHFTNRTDLVDYMRSALGPAIITEHRVTHPEITVSGDEASATWYLQDRVIVPEFNFMLIGAAFYHDRYRRTTDGWKISSTGYDRTYEATMSLAGLDFKVKPGRALA
- a CDS encoding TetR/AcrR family transcriptional regulator encodes the protein MTVTARRAVSPTRRTSAPRKRGDETRAKIIDETVRCIIEEGFEAATAKHVAERAGVTWGVIQYHFGDRNGLLMAVVDEGVAKLLDSLSSAEVGELALRQRIEVVVDTAWACYSSPTSMAAFEILRATRGGLGESSRRHLLEMNSAINRLGTLVSDDPANDGVAEVIWATLRGVVLAQMLTGMPIDWQRERRALIDMVTHYVQRCAPMT